Within the Rosa rugosa chromosome 2, drRosRugo1.1, whole genome shotgun sequence genome, the region ACAGTGGGAAGTGTCCTTCCAACTGGGTTCGTCACCCCTCCCTCCTCTTTACTTGAAATTTTGTTGTATGATGGGTTTCCAGGTCCACCTTTCATTTAGTTGGTTTGGTCCTGGCTCTTTGTTTGGTTCTTTCAAGGGTTCTTCTTCCCCTTGGTTTTATTAATGGGGTGTTTCAagttgtccaaaaaaaaaaaaaaaacgttgcATTAATTGTTAAAGTAATAAAAACAAAGATAATGGCAGAAATACACGACATGTGTCATATATCAGTGTGAAGGCATGGTAAAAATTTTGTTAAGACAAAAAGACTTTGAAATTTCATTGAAAATGAACAAGATtctataataaataaataaataattaaaatgaaaatggagCATCTACTATAAATTAAACTCTCAAACATTAAGTTGAATTAGATACTTACCAAAATTACAACCATTCATCATGTGAAATCTCTATGAAAAAACAACTCAAATGGATCATAACACAAATGATCTAAAATATAATGTTTTAATATCAAAACTAGTAAAATCAGAAAAGACAATTTCGATATTTTATATATGAACCGACCGACCGACCCCTCTATAGCAGGGCGTTAACTTTTTCTCTCTTATGGGTCAATTTACTACCCTTAATTTATGTAAATGCTCAAATGACCCGCCAAAATTGAACTCTCAACCCGCCATAACCACCTCCAACAATCGCAACCCTATTCCGAAACGATGGCATTGCATCGTAATTAAATCCAACTCGAAGAAACCAAGAAGGTGGGGTCAGGCACTATCTGTGCTCGATCTAATGCGCGTCCACACGATCGATCGAATCATACCCCCTAATAAAATAATCAATCCTCCAATTTAGACTGCTTTATGACTACCAATACGCCGCCGTTTCCTTCGGCCTCTCATCCATCCAATCTCACTATGCAAGCAAAGCAAATCACATGCCCAAAACCCCCCCCACATAAATAATCACCGTCCATTCCATGATCAACGGTCCCCGATCCTCAACCCCCTTTCCATATAAAATCTCCTCACTCAGAGTCATCGACTCAACCCGAAATTTCCAAGTCCTTTTCTCCGTGAAGTCTCCCGATTTTCAGCCCCAAATCTTTTTTCCCAATCGCAGCCCCAATCTTCTCCCATAATTCCACCAATGTCCTCGCCTTCCTCGATCCCaatgtcctcctcctcctcctcgcaACAGTCCACACAGCCACCCTCGTTTCCGCTGCCGCCGTTCCGATCCATCCTCACGCGCCTCTCCCGCTTCTCCCGCAACGCGCTCGTCAACCAACGCCCCTGGACCGAGCTCGTCGATCGCACCGCCTTCACCCGACCGTCCTCCTTCTCCGACGCGGCCTCGCGCGTGAGGAAAAACGCCGCCTACTTCCGCGTCAACTACCTGATCGTGCTCGCCGTCGTCCTCGCCTACTCGCTCCTCTCCCACCCCTTCACTCTCCTCACCCTCGTCGGCCTCGCCGCCGCGTGGATCTTCCTCTACTCGCACCGACAGTCGGATCAGCCGCTCGTGATATTGGGCCGGACTTACTCCGACACGCAGGTGCTGTTTGGGCTGGGCCTGGTGACGCTGATCGCGATCTTGATGACGAGCGTGTTGTCGCTGCTCATAACGGCGCTGATGGTGGGGGTCGGGATCGTCTGTGCTCACGGCGCGTTTAGGGATCCCGAGGATCTGTTCTTGGATGAATCGCAGCCGTTGGGTTCTGGATTCGCTTCGATGTTCAGTGGGGCCGCTTCCTCTGCTGGCGCCAGCATGATGTCACGTGTCTAGGTTTTTGATTTTCTTCGGAACTCGGAAGGTGTACAGAGTATATCATACTCCGGTGGGTGAGGACCACTAGTTGACCACAAGGAAAAGAAGAGGATCTAGAACTGACCCAAGATATTCATTTTTTCTATTCATATTTTGTTGAGTTGTTATTTGAAGAAATCTATAATACTGAGATTGTTATTGGAAATTCATTGATTGGTACATTTGGTTTTATCAGATTCTTGGAATTTCTATATGATTTATCTTTTATTCTTGTAATTCCACGAAGATGAGAAAATTACAAACCATCCATAGTTGTTCATGACACTAATGCTGAATCTAGTTGCTACTGTTATTGTGGAAGTTTGTTGGGGCTCCTAATTCAAATAGGATTGTTGCGAGGGAGAACATTGGGATCTCTTAAATCCTTAGAATGCGGACATTGGGACATTTACTCTTGTACTTTTGCGACCTCATTTGTACccgaaaatgaaaaaaaaaaaataataattacaagGTAGTATATCTAAAATTATCTTCAGTATAAAGGTGAATGCTTTGAACCACAAAAATAAGTGTTTACAGGCTCTTATATTGATTAGGCTCAATGATCATTTATGAAAAACAAGAGTTTTCCTTCACTTGCAGAAGGTTAAAACAAACATGTACAATGAACAATGAAGTCAATGAATTTACTATCAAAGGAAATGATATGATCAGGATTTTGTCCTTAATCATGCAAGTGAAATAGAACAATCAGTTGGAATGTTCCACTTTTAAACAAAGTAATTACATGCAGATGAGCCTTGCAGTGAACAAAAGAGTGCAAAGCCCATCTGGCCATCTAAAAGCATGAGGAAAGAATTACCAAACAATTAAAGCACACTCATTCTAAGGATTTAAGCGATCCAATCCCACACCACGATCTCCTCCCCATAGCTCATTTTCCGCAACTCAGCAGATTAGAACCACCAAATATCAAATAAGGAGCAGCAATTTACGGTATGAACTCTAAAAACGTGTAATTAACTATGTAACAGATACAACCTCGGGAAACATAAACTTATGAACTATCAACGGTTCCCTTTTTCTTTGGTTATTTCTTATGAATGTAATGTAATTTTCCTTTCAAGTGGTATCAATTATATctaaaggaaagaaagaaaaggcgAAAACTTGATTTACAGCCACAGGGGTTCAAGAGCTCTCTCGTGCATACGAACTGGTCTCCTCGGCAACCATGGACCACACATTTGCTATTTTCTCGGCATATCCCACCTATTGATCAGACAAAAGAACAATGCTCTACGCGTTAGGATGGAAGGAAAAGGAACAAGATAATGAGAAGGATCATATATAGTAAATTAAGCACTACACTGAAACATGTAGAAGCACAAAAACATTTGGCTTTTTCTTGGCTCGCAATAAGGGATGTTAAGTTGTTAACAGCCCCTTGTCTCTCCCAAATATGATAAAGTGGAAAATTAAAGCAGCAAACAGTGCACAGGGAAAGATCAAACTTACTGTCAGTTTGGTCTCACTACCAAATTGTTACAAACATCAACATTAAACAAATTTGGAATTAAAAATTATTTGCTTTATAAAATTCACTGTTCACATGACTCGAGCGAAAAAACAAGAGCAAGCAACTTCAACAAAGATCTTAAACTTTATACGAAGGGGTGGGAAGGTCAGTATTCCACCTATTCACGTTCAAATTCTGTGAATCACCTACAGtttgattcctttttttttttagggggagGTGAAAAACCAAAAATGCACTCAAAGGGAAGGGCTGAGGCTGTCAGTACTGATCAGAATACAATAGTACCAAAAGAGTTCACATGTAACAATCAGTCCCAACAGCAAATCAACTCCTGGCCAAGTCACCTACAAGTTATATTACTGTTCACTAGCCACTCTTCCACTCATGTCATTAGTCAAAGCATCAGTTCAGGCCTCTACAAATGGCAAACGCCATTAATTCTCAATAGTCACTATGAGAAGTAAAATAGACATGCACaagcaaaatttcaaaattctgGCTAAAATTTCTATCTAGCAGGGTCAGGTTCATCTTATCTTATAAACCACCATCCCAGACGAACTCATGGAAGCACTGAAAATCAGTTCATATGCAGACTATAAGGGAAtggaacataattttttttagtagttaTACCCGTTCTACGTTAACAGGAGCACAATCACTAAGTACCTGATTATGAACAAACCCCTTCAACATGTTCAAGAAGTCAGCATGCCTCTCGCTGTCAAGCCTCTCAAGTTCACTTCTGTTGTTTTCCTGCATTTTATCATAAAATTAATCAACTCTAAGTTCTGATGAAGATATATTCTGAGACAATTCAAACCCAGTAACAGCAACAGGGAAGAGTGCCAACAAAGTCAACAGTAACATAATTTTCAATATGTAAAGTAAATGCCAATTACATAATTATCACACAGGAGACCAAAAAGATGCAATCATTGGTGACTAGAAACTGAAATTTATACATCACATATCCAAAAAAACTTATGTCACTCTATTCAGATTTCTTTGCAACAAGACATGTAAAGATGATTTAAATATCACGAGAACACTTTTGTTGTGTACTTCAATGCCATAAGTTAATCATATATCTAATCAGACTGGGGTAATTCCTTTGGATGAGAGAGGTCAATCACACTATACGGTTGAGAATGCAGGCATATGAATATTATTGTGAAAGAGACACATAACAGCAGATCCTCTGATTCGGAAAGTAACTTAAAGACAGACTCGTATGAAGGCACTGCAAGAACTGGACAGCTACATATAATCTGgaagaaaaactggaaaacaaacaaagaaatgaCACAGAACTAATACAGGGGTGACACAGAACACTCAACTAATTGGGATTCAAAACTTTTGGATAGAAGCTTAGATAAATATTATGAGGTTTTCTAACCTAGGCAAGAAATCCATGTGCACATACTAGACAAATTAATTTCACTAGCAGAACATTAGAATAATTTCAGGAATTCAAAAGTACCTTGATTCTCTCATATTCTCTGATTGCTATATTCTTAGCATCCTCAGTAGCTCTTATGGTTTCATTTAACTCCTCTAGTTTGCGAGTCCTTGATTTGTCACCACCAAAAATTTTGTTTGATGCAACTTCAAGTTTTTCAGCCCTCGACTGCAATGAACCCAATTCTGATAGAAGAGTCTGAACAGTCAATAAAGCACTTGATCGATCCGAGAATGCACCTTTGACGGATAACATTAGCCCAAGATACTCATGGAATGT harbors:
- the LOC133731622 gene encoding PRA1 family protein B1-like, which produces MSSPSSIPMSSSSSSQQSTQPPSFPLPPFRSILTRLSRFSRNALVNQRPWTELVDRTAFTRPSSFSDAASRVRKNAAYFRVNYLIVLAVVLAYSLLSHPFTLLTLVGLAAAWIFLYSHRQSDQPLVILGRTYSDTQVLFGLGLVTLIAILMTSVLSLLITALMVGVGIVCAHGAFRDPEDLFLDESQPLGSGFASMFSGAASSAGASMMSRV